From the Achromobacter xylosoxidans A8 genome, the window ACTTCTGCCCGATGGCGGCGAGCTCGCCGTTCTGCTTCATCTGCGCCAGTGCGCTGTTGACGGCCTCCAGCAGCGCGGCATTGCCCTTCTGCACCGCCATGCCCACCTGCCACTTGCGCTGCGGCTGGTAGCCCGTATCCAGCTTCACGCCCGGGATGTTCTTGGTCTTGATCTGGTAGATGATGCTGGGCGGATCCACGATGCCCAGGTCGATGCGGCCGGCGCGCACATCGGCCAGCAGCGTGGAGTAGTCCTGGTAAGTGGATACCTTGGTGCCGGGCATGTCCTTGATCATGTTGAACTGCACCGAGTCCACCAGCACGCCGACGCGCTGGCCTTTCATGTCCTCGAACTTGGCGTACTTTTTGTCGGCCTTGTCGCTGACCACGATGCCCTCGCCCCATTCATAGACCGGCGCCGAGAAATCGATGGCGCGGGCGCGTTCCTCGGTGATGAAGAGCGGCGCGGACATGACGTCGGCGCGGCCCGAGGTCAGCGTGGGAATCAAGCCGGAGAACGGCACATCGGATAGCTTGTCCGACACCTTGAGGTGCTTGGCCACGCCTGCGGCTACGTCCACCATGATGCCCTCCAGCTGGTTCGACTTCGGATTCTTGAAGCCGTGCGGCGGTGCGGATGCCGTGGTGACCACGTTCAGGCTCTGGTCCGCGCGGACCTCGTCCAGCGTGCGCGCCTGCGCGCCGGCATGGACCAGCAGGCTGGCAGCGGCCAGGCTCAACAGGATGGATTTGAGTTTCATCGTTTTCCCCTTGAATGAAGTTATCGGCGTGGCGGACCCGGCTCAGGCCGGACGCCCTTGCGGATACTGCTGCACCGCTACCGCCGCCAGCGCGCAGAATTCCTGCATGACGGTGGCGGCCAGGAAGGCCGTGGCTCCCTGCACGTCTTGCGGCGGCGACACGGTGTTGACGTCGAACGCCACGAAGTTCAGGCCCGCGAGCTGGCGCAGCAACGCCAACCCTTCCTTGGCCGTCAGTCCGCCCCACTCCGGCGTGCACACGCCCGGCGCGCAGGAGGGATCGAAGATGTCCATGTCGAAGCACAGGTACACCGGACGCTGGCCGATGCGCTGCTTGATCTGTTCCAGCGCGCCCTTCTGGTCCTGATCGAAATCGTCGTAAGGCAGGATCGTGTACCCGACCTCGCGCCCGAACTCCAATACGCCCGGCATGAAGGAACTGCCGCGCGTGCCGACGTGGAAGCTGGACGCCACGTCCAGCAGCCCCTCTTCGGCGGCGCGCGTGAACGTGGTGGCCGTGTTGTAGCCAGGAATGGGGTAGGTGTCGGTGTGCGAATCGAAATGCAGCACCACGAAATCCGGATGGCGGCGCGCCACGGCGCGCAGCTGCGGCAAGGTGACCGCGCCGTCGCCCCCCATGGAAATGGGAATGGCGCCCGAATCCAGGATGGCGCCGATGCCGGCCTCGATCAGCGGATAGGATGCGTCCGGATCGCCCGGATGGCAGGCCACGTTGCCCACATCGATGGCGCGCAGGAACTCCGGCGGGTTATCGATGCCGTGGCGCCGGAAGATGTCGATGGGCCGCAACAGCCTGGATTGCTCGCGGATCGCGTCCGGCCCCTGGCGCGAGCCGACCCGGAACGGATGCGTGCCGCAATCAAAGGGAATGCCCACCACGCAGGCCCGCGCCGCGCCCGAGCCGGCGGCGCGAACGGAAGGCAGGCCCATGAACCCGGCGACGGGATGAAAACAGACTTCGGCTGGCTGCTGCACAACTCGGCTCCTGTGTGACGACGCGTACCCAAGATCACTCGGGATCATTATTTAGATTCGATCAAATCGCTGTGCGATATGATCGTGTCGAAATAAGATTAGCGCGCATACAAGCACCCGGCCAATTAGGGATTTTCCCCTAATCGGCATTTTTATATCCGACTAATTTAGTATGAATAAAACGCTCAGCGCATCCGCGCGCAGGCGCTGGCGCGGGGCTTGGGCAGGACTTAGGCGTCGTCGCTGGCGAACGGCATGGCGTCGCGCAAGGCGCCGCCCGGCGGCTCCATTTCGTAGTAGGGACGCGACCGTCCCAGCGTGCGCGACGCGCTGATGGCGTGCGCCGTTTCCACCACTTGCGGGCCGAACACCGCCTGCGCCTGCTCGAACGACCAGCGGCTGGACGGAACCGACACGTTGACCGCCCCTATCGGCGTGCCGCCCGCATCCAGCACCGCGGCGCTGACCGTGATGTCCCCCGGATAGAACTCGCCGTTGGAGCGTGCATAGCCGTGGCGCCGCGCGAACTCCAGCTCGGACAGGAGCGCGTCCATATCCGTGATGGTGGCCGCCGTATAGGACTTACGGTCGCAGCGCTCCAGGAGGCCGCGCGCGACCACGGGATCCAGCCTGGCCAGCACCGCCCTGCCCGCCGCCGTGCAATACAGCGGCAGCCGCATGCCGACCGGCATGTTCACGAACATTTCCTTGTGGGTGGCAAAGCGCGCCACGTAGACCATGTCCAGGCCATCGGGCTCGGCCAGGCTGCAGGTTTCCTGGCTGTTGCGGTTGAGCGTATGCAGGAAAGGATTGCCGCCCAGCACCAGCGGGCTGGTCTGCACATACTTCATGCCCAGTTCCAACGACCAGGGCCCCAGCGAGAACTTCTTGCTCAGGGGATCCTTGCGCAGGTAGCCCAAGGTCCACAGGGTATGGGTGAAGCGCTGCACCGAACTCTTGCTCAGGCCCGTCGCTTCCGCCAATTCCGGCAGGGTCATGGCCGGCTGCCCCTCGCTGAAGGCCCGCAGGACGGAGACGCCGCGTGCCAGCGCGGCGATGAACAATGGGGAATCCTCGGCGTTTCGGGTCTGCGTCATGGCGCGTGGGGCGTCCAGTGGAAAGCGCATAGCGTACCGCATTACGGTGCGAACGTATCGCGTGGCGATGCCATAAAAAAACGGCCCGGAATACCGGGCCGTCTTGACGGGGCGCGAACCTTAACGGATCGGCCACGGATACATGGCGCCGCCCTTGTTCCACAGCGCGTTGGTGCCGCGTTGCAGGCCAAGCTTGCTGTCCTTGCCCACGTTGCGCTCGAACACTTCGCTGTAGTTGCCCACCGCCTTGATGGCGTTGTAGGCCCACTTTTCATCCAGCCCCATGTTCTTGCCCGCGCCCGGCGTCACGCCCAGGATGCGCGCAATATTGGGGTTGTTGCTCTTGAGCATTTCATCCACGTTCTTCTGCGTGATGCCGTATTCCTCGGCTTCCATCAGCGCGAACAGCGTCCAGCGCACGATGCCCAGCCAGTTCTCGTCGCCTTGGCGCACCATGGGGCCCAGCGGCTCCTTGGAGAAGCGCTCCGGCAGGATCTCGTAGTCGTCCGGCTTGGCGACCTGCGTGGCCCGCACCGCGGCCAGTTGCGAGGAATCGTCGGTGAAAGCGTCGCAGCGGCCCGACTCGAAGGCGCGCACGACCTCGGTCACCTTGTCGATCACCACCGGCTTGAACTCGATGTTGTTGGTGCGGAACCAGTCGGCCAGGTTGAGTTCGGTAGTGGTGCCCGGCTGCACGCAGACCGTGGCGCCGTTGAGCTCCTTGGCGCTTTTGACGCCCAGCTTCTTGTTCACCAGGATGCCCTGGCCGTCGTAGAAGCTGGCGGCCACCGCCGCCAGGCCCAGCGAGGTGTCGCGGGTCTGCGTCAAGGTGACGGTGCGCAGCAGCACGTCCACTTCGCCCGATTGCAGCGCCGTGAAGCGTTGCTGCGTGGACAGCGGCGTGCCCTTGAATTTGGTCGGATCACCGAACACGGCCGCCGCAACCGCGCGGCAGATGTCCACGTCCATGCCTTCCCATTCGCCCTTGCTGTTGGTGGCCGAAAAGCCGGATACGCCGTCGGTCAGGCCGCATTGCACGAATCCTTTTTTCTTCACGGCATCGAGGGTGGGCCCTGCCACCGCTGCCTGGGATGCGCAGGCCAGGGCAAGAGCGCTGGCTGCAAACAAGATGGAACGCTTCATGGTCGCTACTCCTGAGAGGGATGCCGCGCCGGCTTGTAAGCCGGCTGCGTTTGAAACCGAGCCCTGCCTTACTGGGCCGGCCGCCAGATTAAGCCATGTCCACGGCGTGAACAACGCAACGGCGCCTAGTGGAAACCCGGAGAACAGGCCGCTGTTCCAGAAGGTTGCCGAGCTGTCCGGTGAACGAACTTTATCCGTCCGCCGGGCCGCGATCGGCGCTTGCCTTGGTGCCATACTTTTTTCGCGTCCCGGGCCCGCCGCTGCCGGCGCCGCGATCTCTCAAAAATAACGGCCGCGCTTCCGATAGCGGCCGATTCATGGAGGAGACCAACCCATGCCCCATGCAAGCACCTTGCAGTCCCGCCGCAGCACCCTCAAGACCCTGCTGGGCACGGCCCTGGCGGCCGCAGGCCTGGCCGCCGGCGCCGTCCATGCGGCCGATGATTGGCCCAGCAAGCCCATCAAGGTCATCGTGCCGTACACGCCCGGCGGCTCGACCGACATCGTTACCCGCATCGTGATGGACAAGCTCGGCCCGCGCTTGAAGCAGACCATCATCATCGAAAACCGCCCCGGCGCCAACAGCAGCGTGGGCTCGGCCATCGCCGCCAAGGCGGAGGCGGATGGCTACACCTTTCTTTCCATCCTTCCGGCCTACATCATCAATTTCCATCTGTACAAGCTGGGCTACAAGCCGGCCGACCTGACGCCGGTGGTGCAGATGGCCGACCTGCCCCTGTTCCTGTTCGTGGCGGAAGAAATTCCGGTGAAGACGGTGGCCGAGCTGGTCGACTATGCGCGCAAGAATCCGGACAAGCTCACCTATGCCTCCAGCGGCAACGGTTCCAGCGCGCACCTGACCGGCGCCGACTTCGCGCTGCAAAGCAAGATCACGATGACGCACGTGGCCTACAAGGGCAGCGCGCCCATCCTGGCCGACCTGCTGGGCGGCAGGGTCTCGATGGTGTTCGACCCCATTCTCGTGCCCATGCAATACGTCAAGCAGAACCGGCTGAAGGCGCTGGCGTTCACCGGCAAGCAACGCTGGCCCACCGAACCCTCGATCCCGACCATGGAGGAAGCCGGCCTACCCGGTTTCGTCACCGGGTCCTGGGCCGGACTGATGGCGCCGGCCGGCACGCCCGCGCCCATCATCGAACGCATGGCGCGCGAGATCAGCGAAATCGTCAAGGAACCCGACGTCAAGCAGAAGTTCCTGGACGCGGGCTTCCTGCCGGCCAGCGGCACCACCGCGCAATTCGCGGAACTGATGAAGACGGACTCGACGCGCTACGCCGGGATCATCAAGCAGGCGCGCATCACCGTGGACTGAACGCGGAGCCCCACCATGATCGACAAGTTCTACGACACGCCCGAGTCCGCCGTCGCGGACATCCACGACGGCGCCACCGTGCTGATCAGCGGCTTCGGCGGCGCCGGCATGCCCACGGAACTGATCCACGCCCTGATCGCGCAGGGCGCGCGCGATCTCACCGTGGTCAGCAACAACGCTGGCAACCACGAGACCGGCCTGGCCGCGCTGATCAAGGCCGGGCGCGTGCGCAAGGTGGTCTGCTCGTTTCCCAAGGCCTCGCACTCCTGGGTCTTCGACGAGCTCTACCGCCAGGGCCGCATCGAACTGGAATGCGTGCCGCAAGGCACCATCGCCGAACGCCTGCGGGCGGCCGGCGCCGGCCTGGGCGGGTTCTATACGCCCACGGCCTACGGCACCGAACTGGCGCGCGGCAAGGAGACGCGCATGATCGACGGCCGCGGCCATGTCTTCGAGCTTCCCCTGCATGGCGACTTCGCGCTGGTGAAGGCCGATCTGGGCGACCGCTGGGGCAACCTCACCTACAACAAGAGCGCGCGCAACTTCGGCCCCGTCATGTGCATGGCGGCCAAGACCGCCATCGTGCAGGTACGCGCCAAGGTTGCGCTGGGCGAGCTCTCGCCCGAGGCGGTGGTGACGCCGGGCATCTTCGTCCAGCGCGTCACCCAGGTGGCCAACGCCGCCTTCTCCAGCTAGGACCCGTTCACACCAGAAGGAATCCGCATGTTCCAACCCCTGACCCGCGAGGCCATGGCGCGCCGCCTGGCCCAGGACATCCCCGACGGCAGCTACGTGAATCTGGGCATCGGCATGCCCGTGCTGGTGGCCGCGCACCTGCCCGCCGGCCGCGAGATCGTGCTGCACAGCGAAAACGGCATCCTGGGCATGGGACCGCCGCCCGCCGACGCCGATATCAACCTGGACTTGATCAACGCCGGCAAGCAGCCCGTGACCCTGCTCGCCGGCGGCGCCTACTTCCATCACGCGGATTCGTTCGCGATGATGCGCGGCGGCCACCTGGACATCTGCGTCATGGGCGGCATGCAGGTCGCCGCCAACGGCGACCTGGCCAACTGGTCGCTGGCCAAGCCGGGCGAGGCGCCGGCCGTGGGCGGCGCGATGGACCTGGCAGTGGGCGCGCGCAGCGTCTACATCATGATGGAACACAACAGCAAGAGCGGCGAACCCAAGATCGTCGAGCGCTGCACCTATCCGCTGACGGGCGCCGGCGTGGTGGACCGCATCTATACCGACCTGGCCGTGATCGAGGTCACGCCGGACGGGCTGCTGGTTCGGGATATGATCGACGGCATGACCCTCTCAGCCCTCCAGGCGCGCACCGGCGCGCCATTGCGCGCAGCCTGATGCGGCCCAATCTTCCCCCGCCCGGCTATGCCGCGCCGCTCGCGGCGGAAGATCATCCCGACCAGTTGCGCGGCGATCCGGACTACATGTTGACGCTGGCGCGCGGCCTGCATGTGATACGCGCCTTCGGCACCCGCCGCCATCCGCAGACCGCGGCCGAACTGAGCCGCCGCGCCGGCCTGCCGCGCGCCGTGGTGCAGCGCTGCCTGCACACCCTGATCCTGCTGGGCATCGCCGAGCAGCACGGCAGGCTCTATGTGCTGACCCCGCGCATCCTGGGCCTGGGCTACGCCTACTTCTCGTCCACGCCCTTCGTCTCGCTGGCGCAGCCGGTGCTGGAAGAGCTCAGCGCCACCATCAACGAGACCTGCGCCCTGGCCATCATGGAAGGCCACGAAATGCTGTATCTGGCGCGGTCAGAAGTCACGCGCCTGCTGGCCACCTCGATGGGGCTGGGCAGCAGGCTGCCGGCTTATTGCACGTCCATCGGGCGGGTGCTGCTGGCGCAGCTGCCGGAACCGGCGCTGGCGCGCTATTTCGCCGCGACCGAGCTGCAGCCATACACGGAATTCACCATCATCTCCGAAGACGGGCTGCGCGCGGAACTTGCCCGCATCCGCGAGCAGGACTATGCGGTCGTCGACCAGGAACTGGAACTGAATGTGCGCGCCATTTCCGTGGCCGTGCGCTCGGCCAGCGGCAAGGCCTGCGGCGCGGTCAACGTCAGCGTCAAGGCGGCGCGGGTGCCGCTGAACCGGCTGACGGAGGAGTTCCTGCCGCCGTTGCGGCAGGCGGTGGAGCGGATCGGGGAGTTTCTGGCGGCGTGAGGCGCAAGCCTCACAGATCCGTCGTATCCAGCGTGAAGGCAGCGGCGGCGCGACCGATTCGGTCGTTGACGGCGTGCCAGTCGTCGGTGGCGGGCGGCGCCTGCACGATGATGCGGGCATAGCCCTGCTGGTCCAGGTCGCGCAGCAGGCCGTAGAGCGCCTGCGCATAGCGCGCCGGATCGGCGGGCACGGCTTGCCATTGCACCCGGGCATCGAGCGCAGCGGGACGATCGCCGTAGGCGACCACCACCACCTTGCCCTCTGGCAGGCCCTGCCCCTGCACCACGTCGCGCAGACGGGCGTCGGTGGCCAGCTCGAGCGCCGTGCGTGGCGCGTAGTGCGCCTTCAGCGTGCCCGAGGCGCGCGGCGCGGCCGCGTCGGGCGCGAACACCTGCACGCCCAGCACGGCTTCGATCTGCGCGGCGCTGATGTGGCCGGGACGCAGCAGCACGGGGCCGGCGCCGCGGTCCAGGCGCGACAGATCCAGGATGGTGGATTCAATGCCGACTTCCGAAGCGCCGCCCTCCAGCACCGGCATGCCGGCCGCGACTTCCTCGGGGAACTCGCTGCGCACGTGCTCGGCGCGCGTCGGCGACACCTGGCCGAACTTATTGGCCGAAGGCGCCGCGACCCCGCCCTGCCCGTTGGGCTTGCCGGCGGCAAAGGCCGCCAACAACGCCTGGGCCACGGGATGCGAGGGGCAGCGGATGCCGATGCTGTCCTGGCCGCCGCTGACCGTGTCGACGATGTGCGGCGCGCGCTTGAGGATCAGCGTGAGCGGACCGGGCCAGAAGGCGTCGATCAGCAGGCGCGCCTCTTGCGGCACTTCCGCCGCCCAGTACGACAGGTCGCCTTGCGGCGCGATGTGCACGATGACGGGATGGTTGGACGGCCGGCCCTTGGCGGCGTAGATCTTGGCGACTGCCTGCGGGTTCTCCGCGTCCGCACCCAGGCCGTAGACGGTCTCGGTGGGGAAGGCGGCCAGTTCGCCGTCCAGCATGCGCTGCGCGGCTTGGGCGATCTCTGCGGCGCTGGCGGAAGCGGTCGGGGGCAAGGAAGTCATGGAGTCGCCACGCTTTACTCGGGAGCCTGCATGCCCAGCGCCGCCGCCACGCGGGCGGCGTCGTCGCGGGCCTGCTGCAGGGTGGGCGCCACGATCGTGATGTGGCCCATCTTGCGGCCGCGGCGCGCTTCGCGCTTGCCGTACAGGTGCAGTTTGGCCGTAGGCACGGCCAGCGCGGCAGCCCAGTCGGGCTCGCGTTGCGCGGTGGCGGTGGCCGACGGATACCAGATGTCGCCCAGGATGTTCAGCATGACGGCAGGCGCCAGCAGGTCGGAACCGCCCAGAGGCAGGCCGGCCATGGCGCGCGCCTGCTGTTCGAACTGGCTCGTCAGGCAGGCATCCATGGTGTAGTGGCCGCTGTTGTGCGGACGCGGCGCGATCTCGTTGACGATCAGGCTACCGTCCTTGAGCACGAAGAATTCCACGCACAGCACGCCGTGATAGCCCAGACCCTGGGCGATGGCTTGCGCGGCCTGC encodes:
- a CDS encoding Bug family tripartite tricarboxylate transporter substrate binding protein, which codes for MPHASTLQSRRSTLKTLLGTALAAAGLAAGAVHAADDWPSKPIKVIVPYTPGGSTDIVTRIVMDKLGPRLKQTIIIENRPGANSSVGSAIAAKAEADGYTFLSILPAYIINFHLYKLGYKPADLTPVVQMADLPLFLFVAEEIPVKTVAELVDYARKNPDKLTYASSGNGSSAHLTGADFALQSKITMTHVAYKGSAPILADLLGGRVSMVFDPILVPMQYVKQNRLKALAFTGKQRWPTEPSIPTMEEAGLPGFVTGSWAGLMAPAGTPAPIIERMAREISEIVKEPDVKQKFLDAGFLPASGTTAQFAELMKTDSTRYAGIIKQARITVD
- a CDS encoding ABC transporter substrate-binding protein, giving the protein MKLKSILLSLAAASLLVHAGAQARTLDEVRADQSLNVVTTASAPPHGFKNPKSNQLEGIMVDVAAGVAKHLKVSDKLSDVPFSGLIPTLTSGRADVMSAPLFITEERARAIDFSAPVYEWGEGIVVSDKADKKYAKFEDMKGQRVGVLVDSVQFNMIKDMPGTKVSTYQDYSTLLADVRAGRIDLGIVDPPSIIYQIKTKNIPGVKLDTGYQPQRKWQVGMAVQKGNAALLEAVNSALAQMKQNGELAAIGQKWGVADLMSK
- a CDS encoding amino acid ABC transporter substrate-binding protein, which translates into the protein MKRSILFAASALALACASQAAVAGPTLDAVKKKGFVQCGLTDGVSGFSATNSKGEWEGMDVDICRAVAAAVFGDPTKFKGTPLSTQQRFTALQSGEVDVLLRTVTLTQTRDTSLGLAAVAASFYDGQGILVNKKLGVKSAKELNGATVCVQPGTTTELNLADWFRTNNIEFKPVVIDKVTEVVRAFESGRCDAFTDDSSQLAAVRATQVAKPDDYEILPERFSKEPLGPMVRQGDENWLGIVRWTLFALMEAEEYGITQKNVDEMLKSNNPNIARILGVTPGAGKNMGLDEKWAYNAIKAVGNYSEVFERNVGKDSKLGLQRGTNALWNKGGAMYPWPIR
- a CDS encoding IclR family transcriptional regulator encodes the protein MTQTRNAEDSPLFIAALARGVSVLRAFSEGQPAMTLPELAEATGLSKSSVQRFTHTLWTLGYLRKDPLSKKFSLGPWSLELGMKYVQTSPLVLGGNPFLHTLNRNSQETCSLAEPDGLDMVYVARFATHKEMFVNMPVGMRLPLYCTAAGRAVLARLDPVVARGLLERCDRKSYTAATITDMDALLSELEFARRHGYARSNGEFYPGDITVSAAVLDAGGTPIGAVNVSVPSSRWSFEQAQAVFGPQVVETAHAISASRTLGRSRPYYEMEPPGGALRDAMPFASDDA
- a CDS encoding arginase family protein, with product MGLPSVRAAGSGAARACVVGIPFDCGTHPFRVGSRQGPDAIREQSRLLRPIDIFRRHGIDNPPEFLRAIDVGNVACHPGDPDASYPLIEAGIGAILDSGAIPISMGGDGAVTLPQLRAVARRHPDFVVLHFDSHTDTYPIPGYNTATTFTRAAEEGLLDVASSFHVGTRGSSFMPGVLEFGREVGYTILPYDDFDQDQKGALEQIKQRIGQRPVYLCFDMDIFDPSCAPGVCTPEWGGLTAKEGLALLRQLAGLNFVAFDVNTVSPPQDVQGATAFLAATVMQEFCALAAVAVQQYPQGRPA
- a CDS encoding L-threonylcarbamoyladenylate synthase gives rise to the protein MTSLPPTASASAAEIAQAAQRMLDGELAAFPTETVYGLGADAENPQAVAKIYAAKGRPSNHPVIVHIAPQGDLSYWAAEVPQEARLLIDAFWPGPLTLILKRAPHIVDTVSGGQDSIGIRCPSHPVAQALLAAFAAGKPNGQGGVAAPSANKFGQVSPTRAEHVRSEFPEEVAAGMPVLEGGASEVGIESTILDLSRLDRGAGPVLLRPGHISAAQIEAVLGVQVFAPDAAAPRASGTLKAHYAPRTALELATDARLRDVVQGQGLPEGKVVVVAYGDRPAALDARVQWQAVPADPARYAQALYGLLRDLDQQGYARIIVQAPPATDDWHAVNDRIGRAAAAFTLDTTDL
- a CDS encoding 3-oxoacid CoA-transferase subunit B; the protein is MFQPLTREAMARRLAQDIPDGSYVNLGIGMPVLVAAHLPAGREIVLHSENGILGMGPPPADADINLDLINAGKQPVTLLAGGAYFHHADSFAMMRGGHLDICVMGGMQVAANGDLANWSLAKPGEAPAVGGAMDLAVGARSVYIMMEHNSKSGEPKIVERCTYPLTGAGVVDRIYTDLAVIEVTPDGLLVRDMIDGMTLSALQARTGAPLRAA
- a CDS encoding 3-oxoacid CoA-transferase subunit A; the encoded protein is MIDKFYDTPESAVADIHDGATVLISGFGGAGMPTELIHALIAQGARDLTVVSNNAGNHETGLAALIKAGRVRKVVCSFPKASHSWVFDELYRQGRIELECVPQGTIAERLRAAGAGLGGFYTPTAYGTELARGKETRMIDGRGHVFELPLHGDFALVKADLGDRWGNLTYNKSARNFGPVMCMAAKTAIVQVRAKVALGELSPEAVVTPGIFVQRVTQVANAAFSS
- a CDS encoding IclR family transcriptional regulator C-terminal domain-containing protein, with protein sequence MRPNLPPPGYAAPLAAEDHPDQLRGDPDYMLTLARGLHVIRAFGTRRHPQTAAELSRRAGLPRAVVQRCLHTLILLGIAEQHGRLYVLTPRILGLGYAYFSSTPFVSLAQPVLEELSATINETCALAIMEGHEMLYLARSEVTRLLATSMGLGSRLPAYCTSIGRVLLAQLPEPALARYFAATELQPYTEFTIISEDGLRAELARIREQDYAVVDQELELNVRAISVAVRSASGKACGAVNVSVKAARVPLNRLTEEFLPPLRQAVERIGEFLAA